The DNA segment TGGCTTTCATGTCTATTGACAGACCTTCTTCTTTAAGATATCCAGTAATCCAAGCTGAAACCTGATTGTCGTAAAGTTTTTTGAATTCAAATATCGCTTTGTTCTTTTTTAGGATGGTAGCCAGTTTCTTCCTTTTGTCGAGCGTTTTATATTTATAGTTAATAACCAGTATGGTCGAGTTTAAAGGAGCGCTGGCATAGTGTTGTAATTCTTCGATCTTGTCGAGATATTGTGCTTCCTTTACCACTACTACCTGATATTGTGACATCATTGGGTAGCGCCGGGCAGCCATCGTGATGGTTGTTGCATCCACATCTTTGCCGTAGTAAATGCTTTGGTTAAAACCTTTTTCCTCTTCAGTTAATACATTGTCAATAATGTAATTGGTGATCATATCAATATAATAGGTTTCTTCACCCATTAAAAAGTAGATAGGCTTGAACTGGCGGTTCTTCAAGTCCGCCATTATGTGTTGAAATTCGTTCATAGGAGCATTGCTTTGCCACAAAAATACTATTAATTATCGAACAAAAGGTGCTTCACTGATTTTCCTCCCGAACTGATTTCCTTTAATGAGTCAATGCCAATTTGTAAGTGTTGTTCTACAAATTGAACAGTTACTTTTTTGTCGCTGGCACTTGTTTTTATTCCGGTGGAAATCATCGGCTGGTCCGATACAAGCAATAATGCTCCCGCTGGAATTTCGTTGGCGAAGCCTACCGTAAATATGGTGGCAGTCTCCATATCAATGGCCATGGCTCTTGTACTTTCCAGATATCGTTTAAATCTGTCATCATATTCCCAAACTCTTTTGTTGGTGGTAAATACTGTGCCAGTCCAGTAATCACGCGCTTTGTCGCGAATAGTGGTAGATACGGCTCTTTGTAAACTAAAGGCGGGTAATGCAGGTACTTCGGCTGGAAGATAGTCGTTGGAAGTACCTTCGTTTCGGATGGCTGCGATGGGGATTATTAAATCTCCTAGTTGATTTTTTCTTTTTAGCCCGCCACATTTTCCTAAAAAGAGAACTGCCTTGGGCATAATAGCGCTTAAAAGATCCATAACGGTGGCGGCATTGGGACTACCCATTCCAAAGTTAATAATGGTGACTCCCTCGGCACTGGCGTTGGGCATGTTGTTGTTTTCACCCACAACCGGAACGTTGTGCCACTCCGCAAATAAATCAACATAATGCTGAAAGTTGGTGAGTAAGATATATGGGGTGAAATCCTTAAGCTTGCGTCCTGTATAACGAGGAAGCCAATTGTCTACAATGTCTTTTTTTGTCTTCATATGTTTGTTTTATCTGTACTAGATGGATTTAAATTTTTATTTGGTAGATAAATATGGGACAAAAATATGGAATATAAAATAGAAGAATAAACGCTTTTGTTGGTCCTGATGGAATCGTATTGAGTCAGAAGGGTGTAATTTCAGTGAATGCTGTTATATTTGCGGTAAATACTTTTGAATGCAAGCACTCAATTTGCCCCGTTATACTTTTTCTCTTTCTCATGAGAATGGAAAAAGAAAAATTTTTGATCCCATCCGTAAAAAGAGAGTGGCTCTTACTCCTGAAGAATGGGTGAGGCAAAATTTTATCATGTTCCTTACACAAGACAAAGGTTATCCGGCTTCTTTAATAGCTGTTGAAAGCCTTGTGAATATTAATGGTCTCTCGCAACGGGCCGATATTGTTGTGTATAATA comes from the Saccharicrinis fermentans DSM 9555 = JCM 21142 genome and includes:
- a CDS encoding AMP nucleosidase, encoding MKTKKDIVDNWLPRYTGRKLKDFTPYILLTNFQHYVDLFAEWHNVPVVGENNNMPNASAEGVTIINFGMGSPNAATVMDLLSAIMPKAVLFLGKCGGLKRKNQLGDLIIPIAAIRNEGTSNDYLPAEVPALPAFSLQRAVSTTIRDKARDYWTGTVFTTNKRVWEYDDRFKRYLESTRAMAIDMETATIFTVGFANEIPAGALLLVSDQPMISTGIKTSASDKKVTVQFVEQHLQIGIDSLKEISSGGKSVKHLLFDN
- a CDS encoding type I restriction enzyme HsdR N-terminal domain-containing protein, coding for MQALNLPRYTFSLSHENGKRKIFDPIRKKRVALTPEEWVRQNFIMFLTQDKGYPASLIAVESLVNINGLSQRADIVVYNKQRQPVLVVECKAPSVKISREVFEQVSRYNIQLKTKLICVTNGLQHFCALLDKKGTGYNFLQEIPEYSFVKSYMAEY